One Vanacampus margaritifer isolate UIUO_Vmar chromosome 20, RoL_Vmar_1.0, whole genome shotgun sequence DNA window includes the following coding sequences:
- the slc4a2b gene encoding anion exchange protein 2b isoform X1 gives MSNHGAPKQVTDGPEASSSHRPPQPDEDDDGDLNKALGVQRFQHILRPSTSVPDEQHHNYHEEDIEYHRHSSHHIHRPLSKLPQDGRRKKSSKKRRKDKDHKSGHAPGAGPGPIEEGEDEEEEEEEGPETGAASSEPVRVKDVEFFLSDDDHVSVPSRDLDVVPQSAVGADPDDGTSTDKPESSDVPGPPHPDHAPLARASSTGRSYDLQDRRRTGNMTGAEQAKYQRIATDESEAQTLVSADLDGIKSHRFEDVPGVRRHLVRKSTKGQVVHTGKDHKESAARSRKQDRTPHEVFVELNELTMDKNQEMQWKETARWIKFEEDVEEETDRWGKPHVASLSFRSLLELRKTIAHGAVLLDLDQKTLPGIAHQVVEKMIISDQIKAEDCANVLRALLLKHSHPSDDKDHSSSPFPRNISAASLGSLMTHHHTANHAHPPEPSVTDPLMSSAHAAGDFDAHIDVEKNDVQKEPTVVSGMHRSKSKHELKLLEKIPQNAEATVVLVGSVDFLEQPTMAFVRLQEAVELESVLEVPVPVRFLFVLLGPATTSMDYHQIGRSISTLMSDKQFHEAAYMADDRQDLLNAINSFLDCSIVLPPSEMGGDELLRSVARFQREMLRKREEGKLLADEPKSLEEKEALITPFKKSDDPLKRTGRPFGGLVRDVRRRYPKYVGDFKDALNSQCMAAIIFIYFAALSPAITFGGLLSEKTDGLIGVSELIVSTAVQGVVFCLLGAQPLLIVGFSGPLLVFEEAFYSFCKSSDMDYLTGRVWIGVWLVVIVLVTVAFEGSFLVRFVSRFTQEIFSFLISLIFICETFMKLGRIFKQHPLKRCPLDPLLPLNDTAAHNASVEDVTAAPGNVTAVPEVTKMAGPTDEPNTALLSLVLMAGTFFIAFYLRKFKNSAFFPGRLRRLIGDFGVPIAILIMVLVDNTLEDTYTQKLNVPRGFSVTKPDKRGWIISPLGSDGQFPVWMMFACCLPALLVFILIFMETQITTLIVSKKERMLVKGSGFHLDLLLIVALGGASALFGLPWMAAATVRSVTHVNALTVMSKAVAPGDKPRIQEVKEQRVTGLLVSIMVGLSIVIGDLLRKIPLAVLFGIFLYMGVMSLNGIQLSERMLLLLMPPKYHPDHSYVRKVRTLRMHLFTCIQMVCLAVLWAVMSTQASLAFPFVLILTVPVKMFLLPRIFTCREMLCLNCVSSWTRTTPSRRSTSASVTMSTPRCTCPCEPPSLVAPPTGRPPLRHSHLRPHLLPACRVQQALIVYFKNIYIIN, from the exons ATGAGCAACCACGGCGCTCCCAAGCAGGTCACGGATGGC CCCGAGGCGTCGTCTTCGCACAGGCCGCCGCAACCGGACGAGGATGACGATGGCGACCTGAACAAGGCGTTGGGGGTCCAACGCTTCCAGCACATCCTCAGACCGTCCACTTCCGTGCCCGACGAGCAGCACCACAACTACCACGAAGAGGACATCGAAT ACCACCGCCACTCCTCCCACCACATCCACCGCCCTCTGTCCAAGTTGCCCCAGGACGGGCGCCGCAAGAAGAGCAGCAAGAAGCGGCGCAAGGACAAGGACCACAAGAGCGGCCACGCCCCCGGCGCCGGCCCCGGCCCCATCGAGGAGGgcgaggatgaggaggaagaggaggaggaagggccgGAGACTGGCGCCGCCTCTTCCGAGCCAGTCAGGGTCAAGGATGTGGAG TTCTTCTTGTCCGACGACGACCACGTGAGCGTCCCCTCCCGGGATCTGGACGTGGTCCCGCAGTCCGCCGTGGGAGCCGATCCTGACGACGGCACGTCCACCGA CAAGCCCGAGTCGTCAGACGTCCCCGGCCCGCCGCATCCGGACCACGCGCCGCTAGCCCGCGCGTCCTCGACGGGCCGCAGCTACGACCTGCAGGATCGGCGGCGAACCGGCAACATGACGGGCGCCGAGCAGGCCAAGTACCAGCGCATCGCCACCGACGAGAGCGAGGCCCAGACGCTCGTCTCCGCCGACCTGGACGGCATCAAAA GCCATCGCTTCGAAGATGTCCCCGGCGTGCGCAGACACCTGGTCCGAAAGAGCACCAAAGGCCAGGTGGTGCACACGGGCAAGGACCACAAGGAGTCCGCCGCTCGCAGCCGCAAGCAGGACCGCACCCCGCACGAG gtgTTCGTGGAGCTGAACGAGCTGACCATGGACAAGAACCAGGAAATGCAGTGGAAGGAGACGGCCCGCTGGATCAAATTTGAGGAGGATGTGGAGGAGGAGACGGATCGCTGGGGCAAGCCGCACGTGGCCTCGTTGTCCTTCCGCAGTCTGCTGGAACTCCGCAAGACCATCGCGCATG gtgCAGTTCTGCTGGACTTGGACCAGAAGACCCTGCCCGGCATCGCCCACCAGGTGGTGGAGAAGATGATCATTTCCGACCAGATCAAAGCCGAGGACTGCGCCAACGTCCTGAGGGCCCTGCTGCTCAAGCACAG CCATCCGAGCGACGACAAGGATCACAGCAGCAGCCCGTTTCCGCGGAACATATCGGCCGCCAGCCTGGGCAGCCTCATGACCCACCACCACACCGCCAACCACGCCCACCCGCCCGAGCCCTCCGTCACCGACCCGCTGATGAGCAGCGCGCACGCGGCGGGCGACTTCGACGCGCACATCGACGTGGAAAAGAACGACGTGCAG AAAGAGCCCACCGTGGTGTCGGGCATGCATCGCTCCAAGTCCAAGCACGAACTCAAACTCCTGGAGAAGATTCCACAAAACGCCGAGGCCACTGTTGTCCTCGTGG GCAGTGTCGATTTCCTGGAGCAGCCCACCATGGCGTTCGTGCGGTTGCAGGAAGCCGTGGAGCTGGAGTCGGTGCTGGAGGTTCCCGTGCCGGTCCGCTTCCTGTTTGTTCTGCTGGGGCCCGCTACCACCAGCATGGACTACCACCAGATAGGACGCTCCATCTCCACGCTCATGTCCGACAAG CAATTCCACGAGGCGGCCTACATGGCAGACGACCGCCAGGACCTCCTGAACGCCATCAACAGCTTCCTGGACTGCAGCATCGTGCTGCCGCCGTCGGAGATGGGCGGCGACGAGCTGCTGCGCTCGGTGGCGCGATTCCAGCGGGAGATGTTGCGCAAGCGGGAGGAGGGAAAGCTGCTGGCCGACGAACCCAAGAGCCTGGAGGAAAAAG AAGCCCTCATCACGCCTTTCAAGAAGTCCGACGACCCCTTGAAGCGCACCGGCCGACCCTTCGGCGGGCTGGTCCGAGACGTGAGGCGGCGCTACCCGAAGTACGTCGGCGACTTCAAGGACGCCCTCAACAGCCAGTGCATGGCCGCCATCATCTTCATCTACTTCGCCGCCCTCTCGCCGGCCATCACCTTCGGAGGCCTGCTGA GCGAGAAGACGGACGGTCTGATCGGCGTGTCGGAGCTCATCGTGTCCACCGCCGTGCAGGGCGTCGTTTTCTGCTTGCTGGGAGCGCAGCCTCTGCTGATTGTGGGCTTCTCTGGACCCCTTTTGGTCTTTGAAGAAGCTTTTTACTCT TTCTGCAAGTCCAGCGACATGGACTACCTGACGGGCCGCGTCTGGATCGGCGTGTGGCTTGTTGTCATCGTGCTCGTCACGGTGGCCTTCGAGGGGAGCTTCCTGGTGCGCTTCGTCTCGCGTTTTACGCAGGAGATCTTCTCCTTCCTCATCTCGCTCATCTTCATCTGCGAGACCTTCATGAAGCTCGGCAGG ATTTTCAAGCAGCACCCCCTGAAGCGCTGTCCCCTCGACCCGCTCCTTCCTCTGAACGACACGGCGGCCCACAACGCCTCCGTGGAAGACGTCACGGCGGCGCCGGGCAACGTCACCGCCGTCCCCGAGGTGACCAAGATGGCCGGCCCGACCGACGAGCCCAACACGGCGCTGCTGTCGCTAGTTCTTATGGCCGGAACGTTCTTCATCGCCTTCTACTTGCGCAAGTTCAAGAACAGCGCCTTTTTCCCCGGAAGG CTACGCAGGCTTATCGGCGATTTCGGGGTGCCCATCGCCATCCTCATTATGGTGCTCGTGGACAATACTTTAGAGGACACGTACACGCAA AAACTGAACGTTCCACGGGGTTTCTCCGTGACCAAACCCGACAAGCGCGGCTGGATCATCAGCCCGCTGGGTAGCGACGGTCAGTTCCCCGTCTGGATGATGTTCGCCTGCTGCCTGCCCGCTCTGCTGGTtttcatcctcatcttcatgGAGACTCAGATCACCAC ATTGATCGTAAGCAAAAAAGAGCGCATGCTGGTCAAGGGTTCCGGCTTCCATCTGGATCTGCTCCTTATCGTGGCGCTGGGCGGCGCCTCGGCGCTGTTCGGCCTGCCGTGGATGGCGGCCGCCACCGTGCGCTCggtgacgcacgtcaacgccctCACCGTCATGAGCAAGGCTGTGGCCCCGGGAGACAAGCCCCGCATCCAGGAGGTCAAGGAGCAGCGCGTCACGGGGCTCCTGGTGTCCATCATGGTCG GCTTGTCCATCGTGATCGGCGACCTCCTGCGCAAGATTCCCCTGGCCGTACTCTTCGGGATCTTCCTCTACATGGGCGTGATGTCACTCAATGGCATCCAGCTGAGTGAGcggatgctgctgctgctcatgcCGCCTAAGTACCACCCCGACCACAGCTACGTTCGCAAG GTTCGAACGCTGCGCATGCATCTGTTCACGTGCATCCAGATGGTGTGCCTGGCCGTGCTGTGGGCCGTCATGTCCACGCAGGCATCGCTAGCCTTCCCCTTTGTGCTCATCCTCACCGTGCCTGTCAAAATGTTCTTGCTGCCTCGCATCTTCACCTGCCGCGAAATGCTCTGC ctcaattgTGTTTCCAGCTGGACGCGGACAACGCCGAGCCGACGTTCGACGAGCGCGAGTGTCACGATGAGTACTCCGAGATGCACATGCCCGTGTGAGCCCCCGTCACTCGTAGCGCCACCCACTGGGAGGCCCCCCCTTCGGCACTCGCACCTACGTCCTCACCTGCTGCCTGCGTGTCGTGTACAACAAGCGCTTATAgtgtactttaaaaatatatatattattaattga
- the slc4a2b gene encoding anion exchange protein 2b isoform X3, with amino-acid sequence MSQSMQKKIRSITVCYIGPTSAEGHRFEDVPGVRRHLVRKSTKGQVVHTGKDHKESAARSRKQDRTPHEVFVELNELTMDKNQEMQWKETARWIKFEEDVEEETDRWGKPHVASLSFRSLLELRKTIAHGAVLLDLDQKTLPGIAHQVVEKMIISDQIKAEDCANVLRALLLKHSHPSDDKDHSSSPFPRNISAASLGSLMTHHHTANHAHPPEPSVTDPLMSSAHAAGDFDAHIDVEKNDVQKEPTVVSGMHRSKSKHELKLLEKIPQNAEATVVLVGSVDFLEQPTMAFVRLQEAVELESVLEVPVPVRFLFVLLGPATTSMDYHQIGRSISTLMSDKQFHEAAYMADDRQDLLNAINSFLDCSIVLPPSEMGGDELLRSVARFQREMLRKREEGKLLADEPKSLEEKEALITPFKKSDDPLKRTGRPFGGLVRDVRRRYPKYVGDFKDALNSQCMAAIIFIYFAALSPAITFGGLLSEKTDGLIGVSELIVSTAVQGVVFCLLGAQPLLIVGFSGPLLVFEEAFYSFCKSSDMDYLTGRVWIGVWLVVIVLVTVAFEGSFLVRFVSRFTQEIFSFLISLIFICETFMKLGRIFKQHPLKRCPLDPLLPLNDTAAHNASVEDVTAAPGNVTAVPEVTKMAGPTDEPNTALLSLVLMAGTFFIAFYLRKFKNSAFFPGRLRRLIGDFGVPIAILIMVLVDNTLEDTYTQKLNVPRGFSVTKPDKRGWIISPLGSDGQFPVWMMFACCLPALLVFILIFMETQITTLIVSKKERMLVKGSGFHLDLLLIVALGGASALFGLPWMAAATVRSVTHVNALTVMSKAVAPGDKPRIQEVKEQRVTGLLVSIMVGLSIVIGDLLRKIPLAVLFGIFLYMGVMSLNGIQLSERMLLLLMPPKYHPDHSYVRKVRTLRMHLFTCIQMVCLAVLWAVMSTQASLAFPFVLILTVPVKMFLLPRIFTCREMLCLNCVSSWTRTTPSRRSTSASVTMSTPRCTCPCEPPSLVAPPTGRPPLRHSHLRPHLLPACRVQQALIVYFKNIYIIN; translated from the exons ATGAGTCAGTCAATGCAGAAGAAAATCCGAAGCATCACAGTTTGTTACATAGGACCTACTAGCGCAGAAG GCCATCGCTTCGAAGATGTCCCCGGCGTGCGCAGACACCTGGTCCGAAAGAGCACCAAAGGCCAGGTGGTGCACACGGGCAAGGACCACAAGGAGTCCGCCGCTCGCAGCCGCAAGCAGGACCGCACCCCGCACGAG gtgTTCGTGGAGCTGAACGAGCTGACCATGGACAAGAACCAGGAAATGCAGTGGAAGGAGACGGCCCGCTGGATCAAATTTGAGGAGGATGTGGAGGAGGAGACGGATCGCTGGGGCAAGCCGCACGTGGCCTCGTTGTCCTTCCGCAGTCTGCTGGAACTCCGCAAGACCATCGCGCATG gtgCAGTTCTGCTGGACTTGGACCAGAAGACCCTGCCCGGCATCGCCCACCAGGTGGTGGAGAAGATGATCATTTCCGACCAGATCAAAGCCGAGGACTGCGCCAACGTCCTGAGGGCCCTGCTGCTCAAGCACAG CCATCCGAGCGACGACAAGGATCACAGCAGCAGCCCGTTTCCGCGGAACATATCGGCCGCCAGCCTGGGCAGCCTCATGACCCACCACCACACCGCCAACCACGCCCACCCGCCCGAGCCCTCCGTCACCGACCCGCTGATGAGCAGCGCGCACGCGGCGGGCGACTTCGACGCGCACATCGACGTGGAAAAGAACGACGTGCAG AAAGAGCCCACCGTGGTGTCGGGCATGCATCGCTCCAAGTCCAAGCACGAACTCAAACTCCTGGAGAAGATTCCACAAAACGCCGAGGCCACTGTTGTCCTCGTGG GCAGTGTCGATTTCCTGGAGCAGCCCACCATGGCGTTCGTGCGGTTGCAGGAAGCCGTGGAGCTGGAGTCGGTGCTGGAGGTTCCCGTGCCGGTCCGCTTCCTGTTTGTTCTGCTGGGGCCCGCTACCACCAGCATGGACTACCACCAGATAGGACGCTCCATCTCCACGCTCATGTCCGACAAG CAATTCCACGAGGCGGCCTACATGGCAGACGACCGCCAGGACCTCCTGAACGCCATCAACAGCTTCCTGGACTGCAGCATCGTGCTGCCGCCGTCGGAGATGGGCGGCGACGAGCTGCTGCGCTCGGTGGCGCGATTCCAGCGGGAGATGTTGCGCAAGCGGGAGGAGGGAAAGCTGCTGGCCGACGAACCCAAGAGCCTGGAGGAAAAAG AAGCCCTCATCACGCCTTTCAAGAAGTCCGACGACCCCTTGAAGCGCACCGGCCGACCCTTCGGCGGGCTGGTCCGAGACGTGAGGCGGCGCTACCCGAAGTACGTCGGCGACTTCAAGGACGCCCTCAACAGCCAGTGCATGGCCGCCATCATCTTCATCTACTTCGCCGCCCTCTCGCCGGCCATCACCTTCGGAGGCCTGCTGA GCGAGAAGACGGACGGTCTGATCGGCGTGTCGGAGCTCATCGTGTCCACCGCCGTGCAGGGCGTCGTTTTCTGCTTGCTGGGAGCGCAGCCTCTGCTGATTGTGGGCTTCTCTGGACCCCTTTTGGTCTTTGAAGAAGCTTTTTACTCT TTCTGCAAGTCCAGCGACATGGACTACCTGACGGGCCGCGTCTGGATCGGCGTGTGGCTTGTTGTCATCGTGCTCGTCACGGTGGCCTTCGAGGGGAGCTTCCTGGTGCGCTTCGTCTCGCGTTTTACGCAGGAGATCTTCTCCTTCCTCATCTCGCTCATCTTCATCTGCGAGACCTTCATGAAGCTCGGCAGG ATTTTCAAGCAGCACCCCCTGAAGCGCTGTCCCCTCGACCCGCTCCTTCCTCTGAACGACACGGCGGCCCACAACGCCTCCGTGGAAGACGTCACGGCGGCGCCGGGCAACGTCACCGCCGTCCCCGAGGTGACCAAGATGGCCGGCCCGACCGACGAGCCCAACACGGCGCTGCTGTCGCTAGTTCTTATGGCCGGAACGTTCTTCATCGCCTTCTACTTGCGCAAGTTCAAGAACAGCGCCTTTTTCCCCGGAAGG CTACGCAGGCTTATCGGCGATTTCGGGGTGCCCATCGCCATCCTCATTATGGTGCTCGTGGACAATACTTTAGAGGACACGTACACGCAA AAACTGAACGTTCCACGGGGTTTCTCCGTGACCAAACCCGACAAGCGCGGCTGGATCATCAGCCCGCTGGGTAGCGACGGTCAGTTCCCCGTCTGGATGATGTTCGCCTGCTGCCTGCCCGCTCTGCTGGTtttcatcctcatcttcatgGAGACTCAGATCACCAC ATTGATCGTAAGCAAAAAAGAGCGCATGCTGGTCAAGGGTTCCGGCTTCCATCTGGATCTGCTCCTTATCGTGGCGCTGGGCGGCGCCTCGGCGCTGTTCGGCCTGCCGTGGATGGCGGCCGCCACCGTGCGCTCggtgacgcacgtcaacgccctCACCGTCATGAGCAAGGCTGTGGCCCCGGGAGACAAGCCCCGCATCCAGGAGGTCAAGGAGCAGCGCGTCACGGGGCTCCTGGTGTCCATCATGGTCG GCTTGTCCATCGTGATCGGCGACCTCCTGCGCAAGATTCCCCTGGCCGTACTCTTCGGGATCTTCCTCTACATGGGCGTGATGTCACTCAATGGCATCCAGCTGAGTGAGcggatgctgctgctgctcatgcCGCCTAAGTACCACCCCGACCACAGCTACGTTCGCAAG GTTCGAACGCTGCGCATGCATCTGTTCACGTGCATCCAGATGGTGTGCCTGGCCGTGCTGTGGGCCGTCATGTCCACGCAGGCATCGCTAGCCTTCCCCTTTGTGCTCATCCTCACCGTGCCTGTCAAAATGTTCTTGCTGCCTCGCATCTTCACCTGCCGCGAAATGCTCTGC ctcaattgTGTTTCCAGCTGGACGCGGACAACGCCGAGCCGACGTTCGACGAGCGCGAGTGTCACGATGAGTACTCCGAGATGCACATGCCCGTGTGAGCCCCCGTCACTCGTAGCGCCACCCACTGGGAGGCCCCCCCTTCGGCACTCGCACCTACGTCCTCACCTGCTGCCTGCGTGTCGTGTACAACAAGCGCTTATAgtgtactttaaaaatatatatattattaattga
- the slc4a2b gene encoding anion exchange protein 2b isoform X2 has product MSNHGAPKQVTDGPEASSSHRPPQPDEDDDGDLNKALGVQRFQHILRPSTSVPDEQHHNYHEEDIEYHRHSSHHIHRPLSKLPQDGRRKKSSKKRRKDKDHKSGHAPGAGPGPIEEGEDEEEEEEEGPETGAASSEPVRVKDVEFFLSDDDHVSVPSRDLDVVPQSAVGADPDDGTSTDKPESSDVPGPPHPDHAPLARASSTGRSYDLQDRRRTGNMTGAEQAKYQRIATDESEAQTLVSADLDGIKSHRFEDVPGVRRHLVRKSTKGQVVHTGKDHKESAARSRKQDRTPHEVFVELNELTMDKNQEMQWKETARWIKFEEDVEEETDRWGKPHVASLSFRSLLELRKTIAHGAVLLDLDQKTLPGIAHQVVEKMIISDQIKAEDCANVLRALLLKHSHPSDDKDHSSSPFPRNISAASLGSLMTHHHTANHAHPPEPSVTDPLMSSAHAAGDFDAHIDVEKNDVQKEPTVVSGMHRSKSKHELKLLEKIPQNAEATVVLVGSVDFLEQPTMAFVRLQEAVELESVLEVPVPVRFLFVLLGPATTSMDYHQIGRSISTLMSDKQFHEAAYMADDRQDLLNAINSFLDCSIVLPPSEMGGDELLRSVARFQREMLRKREEGKLLADEPKSLEEKEALITPFKKSDDPLKRTGRPFGGLVRDVRRRYPKYVGDFKDALNSQCMAAIIFIYFAALSPAITFGGLLSEKTDGLIGVSELIVSTAVQGVVFCLLGAQPLLIVGFSGPLLVFEEAFYSFCKSSDMDYLTGRVWIGVWLVVIVLVTVAFEGSFLVRFVSRFTQEIFSFLISLIFICETFMKLGRIFKQHPLKRCPLDPLLPLNDTAAHNASVEDVTAAPGNVTAVPEVTKMAGPTDEPNTALLSLVLMAGTFFIAFYLRKFKNSAFFPGRLRRLIGDFGVPIAILIMVLVDNTLEDTYTQKLNVPRGFSVTKPDKRGWIISPLGSDGQFPVWMMFACCLPALLVFILIFMETQITTLIVSKKERMLVKGSGFHLDLLLIVALGGASALFGLPWMAAATVRSVTHVNALTVMSKAVAPGDKPRIQEVKEQRVTGLLVSIMVGLSIVIGDLLRKIPLAVLFGIFLYMGVMSLNGIQLSERMLLLLMPPKYHPDHSYVRKVRTLRMHLFTCIQMVCLAVLWAVMSTQASLAFPFVLILTVPVKMFLLPRIFTCREMLCLDADNAEPTFDERECHDEYSEMHMPV; this is encoded by the exons ATGAGCAACCACGGCGCTCCCAAGCAGGTCACGGATGGC CCCGAGGCGTCGTCTTCGCACAGGCCGCCGCAACCGGACGAGGATGACGATGGCGACCTGAACAAGGCGTTGGGGGTCCAACGCTTCCAGCACATCCTCAGACCGTCCACTTCCGTGCCCGACGAGCAGCACCACAACTACCACGAAGAGGACATCGAAT ACCACCGCCACTCCTCCCACCACATCCACCGCCCTCTGTCCAAGTTGCCCCAGGACGGGCGCCGCAAGAAGAGCAGCAAGAAGCGGCGCAAGGACAAGGACCACAAGAGCGGCCACGCCCCCGGCGCCGGCCCCGGCCCCATCGAGGAGGgcgaggatgaggaggaagaggaggaggaagggccgGAGACTGGCGCCGCCTCTTCCGAGCCAGTCAGGGTCAAGGATGTGGAG TTCTTCTTGTCCGACGACGACCACGTGAGCGTCCCCTCCCGGGATCTGGACGTGGTCCCGCAGTCCGCCGTGGGAGCCGATCCTGACGACGGCACGTCCACCGA CAAGCCCGAGTCGTCAGACGTCCCCGGCCCGCCGCATCCGGACCACGCGCCGCTAGCCCGCGCGTCCTCGACGGGCCGCAGCTACGACCTGCAGGATCGGCGGCGAACCGGCAACATGACGGGCGCCGAGCAGGCCAAGTACCAGCGCATCGCCACCGACGAGAGCGAGGCCCAGACGCTCGTCTCCGCCGACCTGGACGGCATCAAAA GCCATCGCTTCGAAGATGTCCCCGGCGTGCGCAGACACCTGGTCCGAAAGAGCACCAAAGGCCAGGTGGTGCACACGGGCAAGGACCACAAGGAGTCCGCCGCTCGCAGCCGCAAGCAGGACCGCACCCCGCACGAG gtgTTCGTGGAGCTGAACGAGCTGACCATGGACAAGAACCAGGAAATGCAGTGGAAGGAGACGGCCCGCTGGATCAAATTTGAGGAGGATGTGGAGGAGGAGACGGATCGCTGGGGCAAGCCGCACGTGGCCTCGTTGTCCTTCCGCAGTCTGCTGGAACTCCGCAAGACCATCGCGCATG gtgCAGTTCTGCTGGACTTGGACCAGAAGACCCTGCCCGGCATCGCCCACCAGGTGGTGGAGAAGATGATCATTTCCGACCAGATCAAAGCCGAGGACTGCGCCAACGTCCTGAGGGCCCTGCTGCTCAAGCACAG CCATCCGAGCGACGACAAGGATCACAGCAGCAGCCCGTTTCCGCGGAACATATCGGCCGCCAGCCTGGGCAGCCTCATGACCCACCACCACACCGCCAACCACGCCCACCCGCCCGAGCCCTCCGTCACCGACCCGCTGATGAGCAGCGCGCACGCGGCGGGCGACTTCGACGCGCACATCGACGTGGAAAAGAACGACGTGCAG AAAGAGCCCACCGTGGTGTCGGGCATGCATCGCTCCAAGTCCAAGCACGAACTCAAACTCCTGGAGAAGATTCCACAAAACGCCGAGGCCACTGTTGTCCTCGTGG GCAGTGTCGATTTCCTGGAGCAGCCCACCATGGCGTTCGTGCGGTTGCAGGAAGCCGTGGAGCTGGAGTCGGTGCTGGAGGTTCCCGTGCCGGTCCGCTTCCTGTTTGTTCTGCTGGGGCCCGCTACCACCAGCATGGACTACCACCAGATAGGACGCTCCATCTCCACGCTCATGTCCGACAAG CAATTCCACGAGGCGGCCTACATGGCAGACGACCGCCAGGACCTCCTGAACGCCATCAACAGCTTCCTGGACTGCAGCATCGTGCTGCCGCCGTCGGAGATGGGCGGCGACGAGCTGCTGCGCTCGGTGGCGCGATTCCAGCGGGAGATGTTGCGCAAGCGGGAGGAGGGAAAGCTGCTGGCCGACGAACCCAAGAGCCTGGAGGAAAAAG AAGCCCTCATCACGCCTTTCAAGAAGTCCGACGACCCCTTGAAGCGCACCGGCCGACCCTTCGGCGGGCTGGTCCGAGACGTGAGGCGGCGCTACCCGAAGTACGTCGGCGACTTCAAGGACGCCCTCAACAGCCAGTGCATGGCCGCCATCATCTTCATCTACTTCGCCGCCCTCTCGCCGGCCATCACCTTCGGAGGCCTGCTGA GCGAGAAGACGGACGGTCTGATCGGCGTGTCGGAGCTCATCGTGTCCACCGCCGTGCAGGGCGTCGTTTTCTGCTTGCTGGGAGCGCAGCCTCTGCTGATTGTGGGCTTCTCTGGACCCCTTTTGGTCTTTGAAGAAGCTTTTTACTCT TTCTGCAAGTCCAGCGACATGGACTACCTGACGGGCCGCGTCTGGATCGGCGTGTGGCTTGTTGTCATCGTGCTCGTCACGGTGGCCTTCGAGGGGAGCTTCCTGGTGCGCTTCGTCTCGCGTTTTACGCAGGAGATCTTCTCCTTCCTCATCTCGCTCATCTTCATCTGCGAGACCTTCATGAAGCTCGGCAGG ATTTTCAAGCAGCACCCCCTGAAGCGCTGTCCCCTCGACCCGCTCCTTCCTCTGAACGACACGGCGGCCCACAACGCCTCCGTGGAAGACGTCACGGCGGCGCCGGGCAACGTCACCGCCGTCCCCGAGGTGACCAAGATGGCCGGCCCGACCGACGAGCCCAACACGGCGCTGCTGTCGCTAGTTCTTATGGCCGGAACGTTCTTCATCGCCTTCTACTTGCGCAAGTTCAAGAACAGCGCCTTTTTCCCCGGAAGG CTACGCAGGCTTATCGGCGATTTCGGGGTGCCCATCGCCATCCTCATTATGGTGCTCGTGGACAATACTTTAGAGGACACGTACACGCAA AAACTGAACGTTCCACGGGGTTTCTCCGTGACCAAACCCGACAAGCGCGGCTGGATCATCAGCCCGCTGGGTAGCGACGGTCAGTTCCCCGTCTGGATGATGTTCGCCTGCTGCCTGCCCGCTCTGCTGGTtttcatcctcatcttcatgGAGACTCAGATCACCAC ATTGATCGTAAGCAAAAAAGAGCGCATGCTGGTCAAGGGTTCCGGCTTCCATCTGGATCTGCTCCTTATCGTGGCGCTGGGCGGCGCCTCGGCGCTGTTCGGCCTGCCGTGGATGGCGGCCGCCACCGTGCGCTCggtgacgcacgtcaacgccctCACCGTCATGAGCAAGGCTGTGGCCCCGGGAGACAAGCCCCGCATCCAGGAGGTCAAGGAGCAGCGCGTCACGGGGCTCCTGGTGTCCATCATGGTCG GCTTGTCCATCGTGATCGGCGACCTCCTGCGCAAGATTCCCCTGGCCGTACTCTTCGGGATCTTCCTCTACATGGGCGTGATGTCACTCAATGGCATCCAGCTGAGTGAGcggatgctgctgctgctcatgcCGCCTAAGTACCACCCCGACCACAGCTACGTTCGCAAG GTTCGAACGCTGCGCATGCATCTGTTCACGTGCATCCAGATGGTGTGCCTGGCCGTGCTGTGGGCCGTCATGTCCACGCAGGCATCGCTAGCCTTCCCCTTTGTGCTCATCCTCACCGTGCCTGTCAAAATGTTCTTGCTGCCTCGCATCTTCACCTGCCGCGAAATGCTCTGC CTGGACGCGGACAACGCCGAGCCGACGTTCGACGAGCGCGAGTGTCACGATGAGTACTCCGAGATGCACATGCCCGTGTGA